The following is a genomic window from Tursiops truncatus isolate mTurTru1 chromosome 7, mTurTru1.mat.Y, whole genome shotgun sequence.
TCCATTAGGGTAACCATCACTGATTGCTCACTGGTATTTTGTACTTTAGTGTAAGAGCTCTCTAAATTTTTACAGCCATCCCTCTTCCTGTACACATATCCAGAGAGCTGGGCAGAGCAAGTAATAGCCACCACACTGCAGAACTCACAGGCCTCCACAAGGCTATGCCTATGCATTATTCTAAAGACTAATCTTTGTTCTTGATCCTTCTTTTAGTAGCTGCctccttctttttaatttgagtTCTTTTGTTAAAGCTAGTATCTAGACTTTGTCTGTCTACCTCACTTGTTCATATTCAGCCCATAGCTGAATTGCAACAGTAAATCAGATTTGAGTTTTCCAAAAGGCAGCTCAGTCCTCCTACAAATAGAGCCTCACCTCTCTACTCCTGTATCATTTGTTATACACTCTTACCTTAGCATGGACCACAGCACACTGTGATTATTAATCTACTTCTGTGTCTTAGTCTTCTGTACCTCTCTGTAGATCCTTAAGGGCAGGGGCGATGCATTAtcaacttttgtttttaaccCTAACATCTATCCTTGTGTTAGGTACTGAACAAACACTCTGCAAATGTGTTCTGAATTAATGAATCAAGTCGTactccatttatttgtttgcctGCCAGTCTTGCTTACTATGCTCCTTGAACTAAAGATATCTTATTCATCACATTGCCCCAACAAACTAGAATAGTTGAGTCCATTCTAGATATTCATTAAAGATTTGTTGAATTTTGTGGCATTAGTAAATAGGATGACTCATCAAACTATTGATAATGATTATCAATGAAGTATTAATTGATTATGATACAAGCCCTCTAAACCATTGTTACAGGTCCTATCACATATCAGGCAACCTTttactgtttaaataaatattaaaaaaatactatttgatTACTCTGAGAGTATACCTCTCACCAAAGGCAGTTAGACATAAACTGGAATGAAATAGACAGATGCCTTTCATGTACAGTGTAAGATAAAACTGCTGCTTGATATTTGGTTTTCTGTGTGGGCTTTTCTGAATTCCAGTAATTGTCTTGTTTGTAGTCCCTTGATGCAGACCTTTTCCTCCTGCCAACTGCTTGCTTGCCAGGTGTGGTCTCAATGCTAAGGAAGGGAGAGGTTCCCAGAAAGCATAAGATATATATTGAAATCAAACACTCTTCGAAAACTATTGTTTTCCAATTTCCACTAATTCATCCTTCTGGTGACCCTTCCTACTCAGTGGATTTCAAAACATTTAGTGaaagaataactaaaataaaaagtcattattCACAGACGTTCTGCACACCTGAAGGGtaaagttagtttttttttttccctttctggctcTACTTTGATTTCTCCTGCTTAGCTATGGTATAGCAGTTGAATTTAAGTACCTGTGTATCACTTCCTCTGAGATGTCTAAACTTAGGGTCAGAATAAAAGATTAGAAAACAGAATGGATGTCAAGCCTTCTTCTGTACTTTAGAATAGGTATCTCTAGCTTATAATATAGTATCTCCATCTTATAATCTCTATCTTAGAATGGAAGCATAAAGGTTCCTTCTCTATCTTAGAATAAAAACAAGCCCAATGAATTCTTGAAGTTATGGGCATATTTGAAAACCCACCTCTGCTGGCTACTCTCTGTTGTGACCTTGGCAAAGTTACTCAGTCTCTatgtattatggttttcttacCTGCAAAAATTGATCATTAGGTATAATACCTATGCTACagtcttattttaagaattaatctGGGAGTGATATCAGCAAGATGGTAGACTAGAAAACTCCACTTCCTCATTTCCCAATGGAAACATTAAATGAAGAACTATATACTGGCTAAAATAACTTTACAGAAGCTCTGTAAATAAGTCAACCATCTATAGCAACAAGTAAAAGACCaatcaagaaaagaaacacattcaaacagtaaatttcttttttttcccttgcttttgcCCACACCTTCTCCAGTGTGATGTGCCTTGGTTTGAGAGAAGGAGCAGCCTGTTCCCCAGTTCCCTTCCATGAACTAGAAAAAGTAGAACAGACTTAATTGGAAACATTCTAACCTGTCTGGGGACTGTTTGAGGAATTCATCTCTGTGTCACCTAACTTGGAGCTCAGAAGGCCAAAAACAGCATCATTTGGACCTCAGCCTAGTAAAAGTCATGAGAAGCAACAGGCAAGGTTCATGGACCCCAAAAGTAGACTGGAGACCTACTCATGCCTGGGTCAAGTGGTTAGTGATCGGAACACATAGCACATTGAAGGGCCAGAGAAGAAGCAGGAGTGAGAGTCTTAGTGAAAAtaagacattaaaacaaaacaaaaaaagctgtgTATAGGCTGAATCAAAAAACAAAGAGCATGTGCGTGCATGCAGccctccacccccaacacacacacacaggcccagGGAAGACACATGCCCTCCAAAATGCTGATAAGACCTTAAACCTTCACTCTGCGTTGACTCGAAGGCTCAGAACATGCCCTGCTAGAAGTCTTCCATTTCATAGCACAAATGAGATGAACCAATTACTGGAaacacacaacctaccaagactgaatcatgaataaagagaaaacctgaatagaaTTTTAACTgttaaggagattgaatcaagATTCAAAATACCTCCccaaaaagaaaagtccaggaccagattgcttcactggtgaattctaccaaacatttaaagagtacTAAGTGCCAGTCCTTTTCAATCTCTCTCAAAATGTTGAAGAGGAcagaatacttccaaactcattctgaggccagcattacccctATACCAAAGGTGAGCAAAGACTCTACACAATAAGAAAAtttagaccaatatcccttaagAATATTGATGcataaatcctcaacaaaacaccagTATACCAAGTTCAGTCCCTCAACAACATATTAAATGATTATATaccatgactaagtgggatttatacctGAAATTCAAGGAtaattcaacatttgaaaatcaatcattgTAACATATtaacattaacagaatgaaggaaaagcaCACATACATAAACTCCattgatgtagaaaaaaaaaaagtttgaaaaaatttcaacacactttcatgatgaaaaaaataaactaggaataaagtacctcaacagaataaagtccatatatgaaaaacagctagcatcatactcaatggtaaaagacagaaagcttttcccctaagcttaggaacaagacaaggatactgCTTttaccactgctattcaacacagtcctagccagagcaattaggtaagGACAAAACACATCCAAATTGTAATGGAAGAAGTAAAGTCATTGCtattcacagacaacatgatCCTATGTATGAAAAACCTAGTGATTCCAAAAAAAGtgttagaaataataaaccaATGCAGTCAAGTTTGGGGATACAATATTAACACAAATAAATTAGTTAGTTTTCTGTATACCGacaatgaataatctgaaaggaAATTAAGAGTATAATTCCATGTTTTTATAtagtcaaataaaaaaaataattatttggaaaaaacttAACTAAGGAactgaaagacttgtacactgaaaagtacaaaacgtTCCTAAAAGAAATTACAGACACAAATAAATACGAAGATATCTGTATTCATAAACCAGAAGACTTATTGCTAAAGATATCAATAAAACACAAGATGACCTACAGATTTGATTCAGTTGCTAcggaaaaaaaaactaatgttttTTTGGCAGTAGTAGAAAACTCAGtccttaaatttatataaaatctcaATGAACCTTGAGTAGTCAAAATGatactgaaaaagaagaacaaagtaggatgtgtcacacttcctgatttaaaTTCTTACTGCAAAGCAGCAGTAATCAAAACTGTTTGGTACtgacataaagaaaaacatatataccAATGGAAAAGAGTAGATAAcccagaaataaaacctttcACGTATGGTCAAATGAACTCGTACAACGAGTATTCAATGGGAAGAAAAGatagtcatttcaacaaatagtgttggaaaaactggatattctcatgcaaaagaatgaagttggatccttaccttataccacataaaaaaaaattaactcaaaatggatgaaagacataaatagaagagctataaacaaacaaaaaaaattcttggaaaaatgttaaggaaaaagCTTCACTatttggcaatttttaaaaatatgacaccaaaagtataggcaaacaaagaaaaaataaattggactacatcaaaattaaaaacttttgtgtatcaaaggacattatcaacacagtgaaaaatcaGTCCATGAAATGAGAGAAACATCTGCAAAttacatatctgataagaggttaaatTTAGAATCTATAAGGAATtacaactcaaaaacaaacagacacaaagtacaattcaaaaatgggcaaagaacttgaatagacatttccccaaagaagatatacaaatgaccaataagcacgtgataaaatgctcaacatcactaatcattagggcaGTGCAAATCAAAATTATGAGGTAGGTTAATATCAAAACTGAAAATgccaagtattggtgaggatgtggagagactgGAAtccttgttcattgctggtaaaagtataaaatggtgtaggaactatggaaaacagcatacTGGTTACTCAAAAAAGTAAATGCACAATTGCCATATTAATACATATCAAGAGAATTACAAGAAATCCCACTTTTGGTTATATATTCAAAAGCATTGAAAGAAGACTTAAGCAGATATTTGTatactcatgttcatagcagcacagtTCACAACATCCAAAAGGTTGAAGTAACCCAAGTGCCTATCAAtcgatgaatgaataaacaaaatgtgataaatacatacagtggactattattcagccttataaaGAAGGGAAATTgtgacacatgctgcaactcgGATAAACCTTGatgacgttatgctaagtgaagtaattcagtcagaaaaggaaaagtactGTGCAATTTTACTTATGTGATGAACACACAGAAGCCAAATTCATAAACAGAAAAttcataaacagaaaatataaacagaaaatatgactGAAGTAATtcagtcagaaaaggaaaagtactGTGCAATTTTACTTGTGTGATGAACACACAGAAGCCAAACTCataaacatagaaaatatgatGGTGGTTGGGGGCAGTGGGGAATGAggacttgttttttaattttgttttttactttttaagtttcagtttgggaagatgaaaaatgttctgaagatggatggttGAACAACAATGCGAATGTCCTTAATGTCATTGAATtgtccacttaaaaatggttaagaatatcacaaaaagaaattagctaaacattagaaaagaagctgaaatataaaaactaccttattaaaaatttattattcttctttgatttctaaaatttctaaataaatatgaaacttGTAATCCCCCaacaaaattaagaacaaaaattaacaaagttATGACCATACAATTGCAAAAAGAAAGTCaaaaaagggaataaagaaaagaaaaggagggaaggaaggaagggaaggagggagggagggagggagggaaataggCAAGCAGGCaccgggagggaggggaggaagcaaagaaaaataaaacaaaatagaataaaaagtccTAGGATAATAATGAAATGAGGTGAGAGTCAGGTCATGCTAAGGAGCTTGGAGAaccatttaaataaatgatatctAGTGAACAGAATTTTAGAAGGAGTAAGTGTTTAGCAAAATTATCATTTTAGGAATATTCTGTGGGTTTTAAGAACAAAGGGGTGGGGATACGTCAGCCCTCGGTGACCTTTGTATTAGAGCTTTCTCAGGAGAGGCAGAGTAAGAAGGGAGTAAAAAAGTGAATAAAGCAAGTACAAGCTTTGTTTTACCTTTAGGAGTTTGgaaaaatgaagcagaataaTAACTGGGATCAATCTAACCAATGCTTAATTCTTCCTTATTTCTGGATACATGACTATGTGACTAGTTTTGGATAAAGAAATctgagaaaaaataatacatgtcaCTTCTAGTTAATAGTCTGTGCTTGACTCTCCAGCCATCTCTGTGAAGTTGTAATAAATCCTGACCCTTGTATTGAGAAAATGACGTGATAATGAAATGCCCAAGGTCGCGAGGCCCCTCCACAAGACCACCAGAGTCGAGAGTCAAAGCCAAACGGCAAGGGTCATTTATTGCAGGTTCGAACCTGGACCTCCGCGCACTCCTTGCCCGTGACGCTAAGAGGCCCTGGCGGAGATTAGTACAGCTCTTTTATAGACCGGTACAAAtatagtcgccgattggttgacttttaaacagagacactagtcgccgattggttgacttttaaacaaagacgctagtcaccgattggttgacttttaaacagagacgctagtcaccgattggttgacttttaaacagagacgctagtcgccgattggttgacttttaaacagagacactagtcgccgtctgattggttggacggttgcgggggggggggggggggtcagcagGCGTAATTATAGAAGCGAGAGCGGCTGGTTAAGTTTCGGTCTCCtgaggttttgtttcttaattagaaatactTAAGGCGGGGCCATGGTCGcaaaaagaaatagtgcaaaCAGGAGGACTGATACAACCCTAGCAGTGCTGCGGCCTCCACCAGCCCAACGGCAGGGCGTCGGGAGGCTGTGCGCCCAACTTCAGGCGGCGCTCCCAAATGTGGCAAGCCCAGCGCCGCGCCCTGGAATGGTCCTTTTTTCGGCCCTCCCCCTccggaaagaaaagaaattccaggaaaAGCACAAATTGAATGCAGGGCGTCAACTCAGTCCTATTCTCACCAAACTAGAACATAGCCCCCTCATTCCCCCCTTTCTCATGAACCAGAGGAGCCAATCTTGGGTCCTCAAGGCTCCGTTTCTTCAATTTCTGAGGCCTCGCAGGGCTGATATTGTGTTCTTAATATCATTAGCTGGACTGTATTTATTCTTTCGCGAACAAAATTCATGACTTTACTGAGTATACAGGGGCCTAtagtgaggaggagaaggaggcataGTAGAGGGCCcaggatggggaggaggaaggggagcatCCCATGAAATCCTGACCAAAGGGGATTATCCGCTAATTCTTGCCGGCGGCGAGCTAGGTCTTCCTGGAGCTGGTGGATCTTATTTCTTACAATGCCTGATTTATTTGCATAgaaacaacatttttcttttagggcGAGGCATATCCCACCCTGTTCAGCTGTCAGTAAGTCTAAGCCCCTCCTATTCTGTAGGACCACCTCGGCCAGCGAATCTAATTGGTCCTGTAAGTCCTGAATGGTCCCAGAGAGAGTTTCTACATCTTCTATTAATTGCCTAGACAGCTGACTATAGGAGTGAAGGGAGACCCCAAGACCTGTACTCCCTGTGGCCACAGCTCCTGTAATTCCTAATCCTACCAGGAGGGGTAGGACTGTAATGGCTCGTTTGGTTCTGCCTGCCCAGAGGTCAAAGCTGGGAATGGGCAACGGGGTGTCTCCCGAGATCAGGTCTACATTGGGGAGAAGGGTGGCCAGGGTGCAGACCCCTGTCCAATTCGGGGGTAAATAGGTGTATGCTAGGTTACTTCCACAGACAAAGACAGTGGTATTAGGACTACAGAGGGAGGAGTTCACGGGGATATATTGACTACATCCAGTGGATGAAAGGATTCCCAAGTCAATACTGGCGTTAGAGAGGGAATCGTTCTTGACAAAGCATGAGGTATTAAAGGtggttgaaaattttgaaaattgtatggGGAACGGCTCGGGGAGTGAAGTAGGGTTACATCGTTCGCTGATATTTAAATTGGCGAAGGTGGGGATGGCTATAGGGCGGGGCGGTCCTTGAGGAAGGCAGAGCCAGCAATCCTGTGCTAAGTTGGGGTTGGTGGTATTCAAAAGCGCAAAAGTAGCTTCTAGTATGGACATGGTCTGGGAGTCCAATTCAGAGGGATCGACCTTAGGGAGAATTAGGGGGTGGTAGCTGAGCTGTGGGTACAGATGCCGATAGGCCTCTTCTATTTGTCTTCGGGTTTCTATCTGGCGCACTGCGTCCTGGGGCCCCCCACCGTCTGACATATGTGTGGGGGCCCTGGTATTCCAGCATACCGGGGTCCCGGGGGTGCCAGTGCATCCAGCCTGAAGGTATTTATTATCATCACTAATGGTGGGGCTTTTATTATTCTGTAGTATGGCTGTGAAATAAGTCTTGTTATTGGCCCCTATACATTGCTGGTAAGAGGAATAGCACATGCTATGCATTGATTCCTGGAAGGTAGAACAGGGGCAAGTAGCTCGAGGGGGAAGTGGCTTAGGCTTATGGTAGCATTGCCAGTTTTGAGAGGCCCCGGTAACCCTATATTCCTGAACAAGATACGCAGTTATGCCCCCGCAGTCCTGCATATGAGTATACCCTCGGGGAACAACAGGAGTCTCCATAGTACCTCCCCTGCACTCGCACGGTGCACCATATAGTAGTTGTATTAAAGTATTCTTATTGGGGGGAGGGCCGAATCCTCCTCTCGTGGCCCGAGGGTTGAGGGTTAGGACTATCATTAGGGCTATCAGCAGTACCTTGGTCATCATGGGGGAGGGTACGGCGCAAAGTCAGTTTGAGGGGATTGTTCTTACTCCGGTCAACAGTCCAGGTGACGTCAGCTTTAGTGGACTTGATGAGGTCAGAAAATGGGTCCACCGGCTTGACGTGCGTGTGATGGATCCAGGCAGCTATGCTGTCCACCTTAATGGCTGTCGGCGTTGTCAGGATGATCTGGTAAGGTCCTTTCCACCTGGGTTCTAGGGTCTCTTGTCGATGGCGTTTGACAAGGACCCAGTCACCTGGCCGGAGCTGGTGTGGAGTAGGTGGGGGTCCTGTTGCATATAGCTCTTTTAGTTTGGGCCAGATTGTCTCGTGTATCCGCTGTAAGGCTTGGAGGGAAGACAGGAGATTATTTTCTGGGTCCAATTGGATAAGGTTAGTCTTTAGATTAGGGATGATAGGAGGAGGCCTACCATGCGTTATTTCATAGGGAGTAAATCCTAGCTTATAGGGGGAATTTCGCACCCTAAACAGAGCGTAGGGGAGTAGGACTACCCAGTTAGCGCCAGTCTCCATGGTCAATTTAGTCAAGGTCTCTTTTAGAGTTCTATTCATCCTTTCTACCTGTCCTGAACTCTGGGGGCGGTatgcacaatgtaatttccaattaGCCCCAAGTATGGAAGCCAGATCCTGACTTACCTTAGAAACGAAGGCTGGCCCGTTGTCGGACCCTATCATAACTGGAAAGCCATACCTGGGCAGGATCTCTTCTAGTAGCTTCTTAGCTACTATTCGTGCAGTCTCATTCTTGGTTGGGAATGCCTCAGTCCAACCTGAAAAGGTATCTATAAAcaccagtaaatatttatacccATATTTGCCAGGCTTTACCTCCGTGAAGTCCACTTCCCAGTAGGCTCCAGGCTGGTTTCCTCTCTCCCGGATGCCAGTGGTTGGCGGGTGGGTGCTGGCATTATGGAGTTGGCAGACTGCACAGTCAGCAACCAGTCGTTCAGTCTTCTcggagacatttttaattttaagtccaGTCTGCCTGATGAGATCCTGTAGCCGTCGGGCGCCCAAGTGGGTGCTACGGTGGATCCGTTCAAGGACCAGGGTTCCTAGTCTCTCAGGAAGGAGGATATTGTTTTTAGCGTCCCGCCACCATCCGTCTCTAA
Proteins encoded in this region:
- the LOC117313012 gene encoding syncytin-1-like encodes the protein METPVVPRGYTHMQDCGGITAYLVQEYRVTGASQNWQCYHKPKPLPPRATCPCSTFQESMHSMCYSSYQQCIGANNKTYFTAILQNNKSPTISDDNKYLQAGCTGTPGTPVCWNTRAPTHMSDGGGPQDAVRQIETRRQIEEAYRHLYPQLSYHPLILPKVDPSELDSQTMSILEATFALLNTTNPNLAQDCWLCLPQGPPRPIAIPTFANLNISERCNPTSLPEPFPIQFSKFSTTFNTSCFVKNDSLSNASIDLGILSSTGCSQYIPVNSSLCSPNTTVFVCGSNLAYTYLPPNWTGVCTLATLLPNVDLISGDTPLPIPSFDLWAGRTKRAITVLPLLVGLGITGAVATGSTGLGVSLHSYSQLSRQLIEDVETLSGTIQDLQDQLDSLAEVVLQNRRGLDLLTAEQGGICLALKEKCCFYANKSGIVRNKIHQLQEDLARRRQELADNPLWSGFHGMLPFLLPILGPLLCLLLLLTIGPCILSKVMNFVRERINTVQLMILRTQYQPCEASEIEETEP